A portion of the Patescibacteria group bacterium genome contains these proteins:
- the mnmA gene encoding tRNA 2-thiouridine(34) synthase MnmA has protein sequence MTASIRNTMLRRPKKTVFVGLSGGVDSSVAALLLQRQGYHVVGVYLKCWEGLVTPRGLQFADSCNWRAERRDAAAVAATLGIPFRTYDFTDKYRREVVDEFFEEYAVGHTPNPDVSCNRSIKFGAFFDEAMRDGADYIATGHYVRRRDTSDGAQILTGVDTTKDQSYFLWSLTQSQLARSLFPVGEFTKVRIRQLANEAHLPTANKKDSQGICFIGPVSLRAFLEAGLTLTPGDIKTLDGRVIGQHSGAALFTVGQRHGVAVSGVAPFYVVRVSVSENIVYVAPGHDNPALFQSVVALSHASWLRAAPTIGQTYTARIRYRQKLVPVTVDYSEDSLLLHFAEPQRAVTPGQSAVLYDGDVVMGGGVIVDNPTASRR, from the coding sequence GTGACCGCTAGCATACGAAACACCATGCTGAGACGTCCCAAAAAAACAGTTTTTGTTGGTCTCTCCGGCGGTGTTGACTCTTCAGTCGCCGCCCTTTTGTTGCAGCGTCAGGGATACCATGTGGTTGGCGTCTATTTAAAGTGCTGGGAAGGTCTTGTGACGCCTCGGGGCCTACAGTTCGCTGACAGCTGTAATTGGCGTGCCGAGCGACGTGACGCGGCCGCGGTAGCGGCAACTTTGGGCATACCTTTTCGTACCTATGATTTTACTGACAAATATCGAAGAGAGGTTGTCGACGAATTTTTTGAGGAGTATGCCGTTGGTCATACGCCGAATCCAGATGTGTCCTGCAATCGATCAATTAAATTTGGTGCTTTTTTCGATGAGGCCATGCGGGATGGGGCTGACTACATAGCAACAGGCCACTATGTTCGGCGTCGTGATACGAGTGACGGCGCACAGATCCTTACCGGCGTAGACACAACAAAAGATCAGTCGTACTTCTTGTGGTCACTCACGCAGTCGCAGCTGGCTCGCTCATTATTTCCCGTTGGTGAGTTTACAAAAGTGCGTATTCGGCAGTTGGCAAATGAGGCGCATTTACCGACGGCGAACAAGAAAGATTCACAGGGCATCTGCTTTATTGGTCCTGTTTCGCTGAGGGCCTTCTTAGAAGCTGGCCTCACGCTCACCCCGGGGGATATTAAGACACTCGACGGGCGGGTGATTGGTCAACATTCTGGAGCTGCCTTATTTACCGTTGGGCAGCGGCATGGCGTGGCCGTTTCTGGGGTCGCGCCCTTTTACGTGGTTCGAGTTTCCGTTTCAGAAAATATTGTTTACGTCGCTCCTGGCCACGACAACCCAGCGCTGTTTCAGTCTGTGGTGGCGCTCAGTCACGCCTCATGGCTGCGTGCCGCTCCGACAATAGGGCAGACCTACACGGCTCGTATTCGCTATCGTCAAAAACTTGTACCCGTCACTGTTGACTATAGCGAAGATTCACTGTTGCTCCATTTTGCCGAACCACAGCGGGCGGTCACCCCAGGGCAATCAGCCGTACTTTACGACGGAGACGTCGTTATGGGTGGTGGGGTTATTGTGGACAATCCAACCGCCTCTCGTAGATGA
- a CDS encoding flippase encodes MHTTDRMATNAAYVTAAFVLQKIISYFFFLFIAHRLGELATGEYVAAFAYSTLFAFFIDLGLSQVLIREGARYPHLASQLLTTSLRAKAVLAVVTWLVLLGSVSILGSFGIPHPRLPLVAVAGLVAIFDSFALSGYSYFRARQELSYEAIALVLQKIGVLLAGVATLLVMPTPLALGIAILVGGFIGYGWLSVALLRHVDTAAYVRDLESARLLKASFLPFAIAGFFSTAYAQLDSVLLSALVGNAAVGLYSVAAKTMNAFGFIPAAFVAALYPTLSAVFLSNKSLFVSITQVAIRYLLLVSLPIATGLFVLADAFVLRLGPGYAPAATAVRILLPSLPFMFLTFPFGALLNAANQARKQTTILGLGLGFNLAMNMYLIPAFGFIGASVAWSIANVVMFILSIVYSRKMISLPWGSLSLSLARLCTAAAIMGFSVWLLGLYGAPLSMQISIGVLVYGAVVLLSREVSMGEIRRVSGYLRRPVVEA; translated from the coding sequence ATGCATACGACCGACAGGATGGCTACGAATGCGGCGTACGTTACAGCCGCATTCGTTTTGCAGAAAATTATTTCGTATTTTTTCTTCCTTTTCATTGCTCATCGGTTAGGTGAGCTGGCAACCGGGGAGTACGTGGCCGCTTTCGCGTACAGCACCCTGTTTGCTTTTTTTATTGACCTCGGGCTTAGTCAGGTACTCATTCGTGAGGGTGCTCGCTATCCGCACCTGGCGAGTCAGTTACTAACAACGTCACTACGAGCGAAGGCCGTATTGGCTGTAGTGACCTGGCTTGTGCTCCTCGGCTCGGTATCTATACTTGGTAGTTTTGGTATACCACACCCGCGGCTGCCGCTCGTTGCCGTGGCTGGACTCGTGGCGATTTTTGATTCATTTGCGTTGAGTGGCTATAGCTATTTTAGAGCTCGTCAAGAACTATCATACGAAGCTATTGCCTTGGTGCTTCAAAAAATAGGTGTGCTCCTGGCCGGTGTCGCGACGCTTCTTGTCATGCCGACGCCGCTAGCGCTTGGTATTGCCATACTCGTTGGTGGCTTTATTGGGTATGGATGGTTGAGTGTTGCGCTGCTTCGTCATGTCGATACTGCAGCATACGTACGCGACCTGGAGTCAGCACGTTTACTAAAAGCATCATTTCTGCCGTTCGCTATTGCTGGTTTTTTTTCAACCGCCTACGCCCAGTTAGACTCGGTACTACTGAGCGCACTCGTCGGCAATGCGGCGGTTGGTCTCTATAGCGTGGCCGCTAAGACCATGAATGCCTTCGGATTTATACCGGCCGCCTTCGTGGCCGCCTTATATCCGACGCTTAGCGCGGTGTTTCTCTCAAATAAATCGCTTTTTGTATCAATTACGCAAGTGGCTATTCGGTATCTTCTTTTGGTATCGCTGCCAATTGCAACGGGGCTTTTTGTGCTAGCTGATGCCTTTGTGCTCAGACTTGGCCCAGGGTATGCGCCAGCCGCAACAGCAGTACGTATTCTCCTACCAAGTTTGCCGTTTATGTTTCTGACCTTTCCGTTTGGAGCGCTGCTGAACGCCGCAAATCAGGCGCGTAAACAAACGACGATACTTGGTCTTGGTTTGGGGTTCAACCTGGCTATGAATATGTATCTCATTCCGGCATTTGGCTTTATCGGCGCTAGTGTCGCCTGGAGTATTGCAAACGTCGTTATGTTTATACTGAGCATCGTGTATAGTCGAAAGATGATTTCGTTGCCCTGGGGTTCACTGAGTTTATCACTAGCGCGACTGTGCACCGCAGCAGCCATTATGGGCTTTTCCGTGTGGCTCCTTGGTCTTTATGGTGCACCGTTAAGTATGCAAATTAGTATCGGTGTCCTCGTGTACGGTGCCGTTGTTTTACTGTCTCGTGAGGTATCTATGGGTGAAATCAGACGGGTCAGTGGCTATCTCCGTCGTCCTGTCGTAGAGGCGTAA
- the rpsD gene encoding 30S ribosomal protein S4, translating into MGKILGPKHRMCRRVGERLCTSDKCPSSRRQQPPGVHGPKGYRRLTEFGTQLKEKQKTRFMYGVMEKQLRRYYDEAIRKTGNTAENFLRGLERRLDNTVFRMGFAKTRAQARQMVSHGLVQVNGKRLTIPSYQVRVGETVGVKPALKQGPLMKSVFTGGAGQAPMPSWLDANRDSLSGKVLSMPAPEDFPQNLNMTLVVEYYSR; encoded by the coding sequence ATGGGAAAAATACTTGGTCCAAAACATCGCATGTGTCGTCGAGTCGGAGAACGGCTTTGTACGAGCGATAAGTGTCCATCTTCACGCCGTCAACAGCCACCGGGTGTGCATGGCCCGAAAGGCTATCGTCGACTTACAGAATTTGGTACACAGCTGAAAGAAAAGCAAAAGACTCGATTTATGTATGGCGTCATGGAGAAGCAGTTGCGTCGTTATTACGATGAAGCCATTCGAAAGACTGGTAACACGGCTGAAAATTTCTTGCGTGGTCTAGAACGACGGCTCGACAATACTGTTTTTCGAATGGGTTTTGCCAAGACACGCGCCCAGGCTCGTCAAATGGTTAGCCATGGTCTCGTTCAAGTAAACGGCAAGCGACTCACCATTCCGTCGTACCAAGTTCGGGTCGGCGAGACCGTTGGAGTGAAACCGGCGTTAAAGCAAGGGCCGCTCATGAAATCGGTCTTTACTGGTGGCGCAGGACAGGCACCCATGCCGTCTTGGTTGGATGCGAATCGTGACAGCTTGAGTGGCAAGGTGCTCTCCATGCCTGCGCCGGAAGATTTCCCACAAAATCTCAACATGACACTTGTTGTTGAGTACTACTCACGCTAA
- a CDS encoding pseudouridine synthase, translating to MEERLNAYIAKRSRWSRRAIDALIDSQQVMVNGRIATLGQKVSDADVIMVSGETISTNRELPTYYMLNKPIGWITTTASGSQDNVMAMLPPTPRVYPVGRLDVSSSGLLLLTNDGELAVRLTHPRYQHEKEYEVTVAEPIGDADLEQFRNGMLLAGEFTLPAKVKRLTTTTFRIAIRQGRNRQIRRMCEARAHTVVSLRRTRIVSLQLANLPVGQWRTLTKDEVHHLREAVGLSTITPPPITTSPS from the coding sequence ATGGAAGAACGACTCAACGCCTATATAGCAAAACGCTCCCGCTGGTCGCGGCGAGCGATTGATGCGCTCATCGATAGTCAGCAGGTCATGGTCAATGGTCGCATTGCAACGCTCGGCCAAAAGGTATCTGACGCTGATGTAATCATGGTGAGTGGCGAAACAATTTCTACGAATCGTGAGCTTCCGACTTACTATATGCTGAACAAACCAATTGGCTGGATAACAACAACCGCGAGTGGCAGCCAAGACAACGTTATGGCAATGCTGCCGCCAACGCCGCGCGTCTACCCCGTTGGTCGGCTCGATGTTTCGTCATCTGGACTGCTGCTACTAACGAACGACGGTGAACTTGCCGTCCGACTGACCCACCCTCGCTATCAGCACGAAAAAGAGTATGAGGTAACCGTGGCTGAACCTATTGGCGACGCTGATTTGGAGCAGTTTCGTAACGGTATGCTCCTCGCCGGTGAATTCACGTTACCCGCCAAGGTTAAACGCTTGACCACAACAACCTTTCGTATTGCCATTCGCCAAGGGAGAAACAGACAAATACGAAGAATGTGCGAAGCTCGAGCCCATACTGTCGTGTCCTTGCGACGCACCCGTATTGTTTCTCTCCAGCTCGCAAATCTCCCGGTTGGGCAATGGCGGACACTAACAAAAGATGAAGTCCATCATCTACGAGAGGCGGTTGGATTGTCCACAATAACCCCACCACCCATAACGACGTCTCCGTCGTAA
- the rpmJ gene encoding 50S ribosomal protein L36, whose amino-acid sequence MKVRASVKKICLQCRHVRRNGILRVVCRTPKHKQRQG is encoded by the coding sequence ATGAAAGTTCGAGCATCAGTAAAGAAAATTTGTCTGCAGTGCCGACACGTCAGACGCAATGGCATATTGCGAGTTGTGTGTCGTACGCCAAAGCATAAACAACGACAGGGTTAG
- the rpsK gene encoding 30S ribosomal protein S11 codes for MDEVLEPTTSETPAEPAAAEKATGRARRGKPVRQVRQGQAHIQATYNNTIITLTDLNGNVVSWSSAGRVGFKGPKKSTPYAAGVIVKDALERGKAYGLQEVSVLVKGVGSGREAAIRALHANNISVTTIRDITPIPHNGCRRPRARRV; via the coding sequence ATGGACGAAGTTTTGGAACCAACGACGAGTGAGACGCCTGCCGAGCCAGCAGCTGCCGAGAAGGCAACTGGACGGGCTCGTCGCGGTAAACCCGTGCGTCAAGTGCGACAAGGCCAGGCGCACATTCAAGCCACATACAATAACACCATCATTACGTTGACTGATCTCAATGGTAATGTGGTGAGCTGGTCTAGCGCTGGACGAGTTGGATTTAAGGGTCCAAAGAAATCAACACCATATGCAGCTGGGGTTATTGTCAAAGACGCCCTAGAGCGCGGAAAGGCCTATGGGCTGCAAGAAGTGAGCGTCCTCGTCAAAGGCGTTGGTTCGGGTCGTGAGGCGGCAATTCGTGCCTTACACGCCAACAATATTTCTGTAACAACCATTAGAGACATTACACCGATTCCACACAACGGCTGTCGCCGTCCGCGTGCTCGGCGCGTATAA
- the rpoA gene encoding DNA-directed RNA polymerase subunit alpha has protein sequence MERIPLPSTIRFEAGAEKGIGKLVVEPLYPGFGTTVGNALHRILLSSLPSAAVIAIRIAGAPHEFTALPKVQEDLLQIIMNVKQLRLKLFNDEVVKVELHAKGQKQVTAGDITANSSIEIANPELVLATLTSKDAALDMELWVQQGRGYDIGDSYGDALPREAGIITVDAFYSPVRRVSFTVERARVGQMTNFDKLVMTIETDNTISGEEAVKASAKILVDHFAHIGALGITGSDEVAEIATPEEAVPVVKKRAKKDA, from the coding sequence ATGGAACGAATTCCTTTGCCGTCAACAATTAGATTTGAGGCTGGTGCCGAAAAGGGTATCGGTAAGCTCGTCGTGGAGCCTTTGTACCCGGGATTTGGAACAACGGTTGGTAACGCCCTGCATCGTATTTTACTTTCTTCACTTCCAAGTGCGGCTGTTATCGCCATACGTATTGCCGGTGCGCCCCATGAATTTACGGCTTTACCAAAGGTGCAAGAAGATTTGCTGCAAATTATCATGAATGTGAAACAGCTTCGATTGAAGCTTTTTAATGACGAGGTTGTTAAGGTAGAACTTCATGCTAAAGGACAGAAACAAGTGACCGCGGGCGATATTACGGCAAATAGTAGTATTGAGATTGCTAATCCAGAGCTCGTCCTGGCGACCCTTACCAGCAAAGACGCTGCGCTCGATATGGAGTTGTGGGTACAGCAGGGTCGGGGATACGACATTGGTGATTCATACGGTGACGCACTGCCGCGTGAGGCAGGTATTATCACTGTTGATGCCTTCTATTCACCAGTTCGACGCGTTTCCTTCACGGTAGAACGAGCTCGGGTTGGTCAGATGACTAACTTTGACAAGCTGGTGATGACCATTGAAACGGACAACACTATCAGCGGCGAGGAAGCAGTTAAGGCCTCAGCCAAAATTTTGGTGGATCACTTCGCTCACATTGGTGCGCTCGGCATAACTGGTAGCGACGAGGTGGCGGAGATTGCTACCCCTGAAGAAGCTGTGCCAGTAGTAAAGAAACGAGCTAAAAAGGACGCCTAA
- the rpsI gene encoding 30S ribosomal protein S9 translates to MPIAKKAVKKVTAPKDYIQTIGRRKRAVARLRLTVKGDGKFIVNEMPILEYFPYTLWRDVAVEPLVHVNLLEDVGVTVKVAGGGKHAQSEAVRLAVARALLVHNEDWRSVMRKMGWLTRDARIKERKKPGLKRARRAPQWQKR, encoded by the coding sequence ATGCCTATTGCAAAGAAAGCAGTAAAGAAAGTTACAGCACCAAAGGACTATATTCAGACTATTGGTCGGCGAAAACGGGCAGTGGCGCGTTTACGCTTGACCGTGAAGGGTGATGGTAAGTTTATCGTGAACGAGATGCCAATTCTTGAATATTTCCCTTACACCCTGTGGCGAGACGTGGCGGTTGAGCCGTTGGTGCACGTTAACTTACTGGAGGATGTTGGCGTTACGGTTAAGGTAGCGGGCGGTGGGAAGCATGCCCAAAGCGAGGCCGTTCGCTTGGCAGTTGCTAGAGCACTGTTGGTTCACAACGAAGATTGGCGTTCCGTCATGCGAAAAATGGGATGGTTGACCCGTGATGCCCGTATTAAAGAAAGAAAGAAGCCAGGTTTGAAGCGAGCCCGACGAGCCCCACAGTGGCAGAAGCGATAG
- the infA gene encoding translation initiation factor IF-1, with product MAKAKKGKVRVEENRADTSKDFLEVDGEVTELLPATTFRVKLDNGPEILAHLSGKMRKFRIRIVPGDRVRIEMTPYDLTKGRITYRY from the coding sequence ATAGCAAAGGCGAAGAAAGGGAAAGTACGAGTTGAAGAAAATCGTGCTGATACCTCTAAAGACTTTTTAGAAGTCGACGGTGAAGTAACTGAATTGCTTCCAGCAACGACGTTTCGCGTTAAGCTGGATAATGGACCTGAAATACTCGCTCACTTGTCCGGAAAAATGCGTAAATTCAGAATCCGTATAGTTCCCGGGGATCGTGTTCGTATAGAAATGACACCGTACGATCTGACGAAGGGCAGGATTACCTATCGATATTAA
- a CDS encoding alanine--tRNA ligase, with protein MLSSSEVRKKYIDFFVSRQHSALASGPLTPENDPTTLFTGSGMQVLLPYLLGEPHPEGRRLTDSQKCFRTEDIEEVGDNRHTTFFEMLGNWSLGEYFKTEQLPWCFEFFTSELGIDPARLYVSVFAGDTANNIPRDEEAVRIWKGLFAGVGIDAKDVELLTPERGNEIGMQDGRIFYFDASKNWWSRAGRPEAMPVGEPGGPDSEIFYEFTEIPHDTTYGAFCHPNCDCGRFMEIGNSVFMEYRKTETGFEPLPQRNVDYGGGLERATAAANNNPDVFTAVDSLAEIVQAVEVRSQVDYRTATLNVRWSFRVIADHLRAATFLISDGAEPSNKERGYVVRRLLRRAVRHMDLLGMKENSLASLVGVITASYKEAYPEVLARTSQIAEIIGAEEQKFRLTLARGERELAKIVEQHKASSDSITGQDIFMMYATYGFPVELSLEELERVILPALSIDERRMYDRSRIMTEFAIEFEQHQALSRVDVTKKFHGGLADDSWECTRLHTATHLLQETLRRIVGAHVFQKGSNITRDRLRFDFSHDTKLTPEQLQAVEKAVNEAISLDLPVSWREMTFAEAQAVNALGLFESRYGEKVKVYEMGDYSKEVCGGPHVTHTAQVGTFVITKEEAVSRGIRRIRAVVR; from the coding sequence ATGCTTTCATCATCTGAAGTTCGTAAAAAGTATATCGATTTTTTCGTTTCTCGGCAGCATAGTGCTTTGGCGTCGGGGCCACTCACACCTGAGAACGATCCTACCACACTCTTTACTGGCTCGGGCATGCAAGTGCTTTTGCCGTACCTCTTGGGTGAGCCGCATCCGGAGGGTCGTCGGCTAACTGATTCACAGAAGTGTTTTAGAACGGAAGATATTGAAGAAGTAGGGGATAATCGACATACCACCTTTTTTGAGATGTTGGGCAATTGGTCACTTGGGGAGTACTTCAAGACTGAGCAGTTGCCGTGGTGCTTCGAATTCTTTACGAGTGAATTGGGTATTGATCCCGCGCGACTTTACGTTTCTGTTTTTGCGGGTGATACGGCTAACAATATTCCTCGTGACGAGGAAGCGGTTCGCATTTGGAAGGGCTTGTTTGCGGGAGTAGGTATTGACGCAAAAGACGTTGAACTGTTAACCCCAGAGCGTGGAAACGAAATTGGCATGCAGGATGGCAGAATTTTCTATTTCGATGCTTCAAAAAACTGGTGGAGTAGAGCTGGTCGACCCGAAGCAATGCCTGTTGGGGAACCCGGAGGACCAGACAGTGAAATTTTCTATGAATTTACTGAGATTCCGCACGACACTACGTACGGCGCGTTTTGTCATCCCAACTGTGATTGCGGGCGATTTATGGAGATTGGTAACTCAGTTTTCATGGAGTATCGAAAAACTGAGACTGGATTTGAGCCTTTGCCACAGCGAAACGTTGACTACGGTGGCGGTTTAGAGAGAGCAACAGCCGCGGCGAATAATAATCCGGATGTTTTTACAGCCGTTGATTCGCTAGCCGAGATTGTCCAGGCAGTTGAAGTGCGTAGTCAGGTTGATTACCGTACAGCGACCCTAAACGTTCGTTGGTCGTTTCGCGTCATAGCGGACCATCTTCGGGCGGCGACGTTTCTCATTTCTGACGGCGCAGAGCCATCAAACAAAGAGCGTGGCTATGTGGTTCGGCGCCTCCTTCGTCGCGCCGTTCGACACATGGACCTTCTGGGTATGAAGGAAAATTCGTTGGCTTCACTTGTTGGTGTAATTACGGCCTCTTATAAAGAGGCATACCCTGAGGTCCTCGCGCGAACGAGCCAAATTGCTGAGATTATCGGCGCAGAAGAGCAAAAATTTCGTTTGACGTTGGCTCGAGGGGAGCGGGAATTGGCCAAAATTGTAGAGCAGCATAAAGCGAGTTCCGACAGCATTACTGGTCAGGATATATTTATGATGTACGCGACCTATGGCTTTCCAGTGGAGCTGTCCCTTGAGGAATTAGAGCGAGTTATTTTGCCGGCGCTTTCTATCGACGAGCGACGTATGTACGATCGGAGTAGGATAATGACTGAGTTCGCAATTGAGTTTGAGCAGCATCAGGCACTGTCCCGCGTAGACGTGACAAAAAAATTTCACGGTGGATTAGCTGACGATTCGTGGGAGTGCACCCGTCTGCATACGGCCACGCATTTATTACAGGAGACACTGCGACGGATTGTTGGAGCGCATGTGTTTCAGAAGGGTTCAAATATTACCCGTGATCGGCTGCGTTTTGATTTTTCTCATGACACTAAACTCACCCCAGAGCAGTTGCAGGCTGTTGAGAAAGCCGTAAACGAGGCCATTTCACTCGATTTACCGGTGAGTTGGCGGGAGATGACCTTTGCGGAAGCTCAGGCTGTTAACGCGCTGGGTCTTTTTGAAAGCCGATACGGAGAAAAAGTGAAGGTGTATGAAATGGGAGATTACAGTAAGGAAGTGTGTGGTGGGCCACACGTTACGCACACAGCGCAGGTTGGTACGTTTGTAATCACCAAAGAAGAGGCTGTTTCTCGAGGCATACGTCGTATTCGAGCCGTCGTTCGCTAG
- the rpsM gene encoding 30S ribosomal protein S13: MARIAGVTIPNDKRIEVALTYIFGIGLAAAQKILKETKVSPDIRTRDLQEAQVSLLREYIEKKLRVEGDLKREIIGHIKRLKDINSYRGTRHIKRLPARGQRSKTNTRTVRGNVRRTMGSGKRILTKT; encoded by the coding sequence ATGGCGCGTATTGCTGGTGTTACAATTCCAAACGACAAGCGAATTGAGGTAGCACTGACCTACATTTTTGGTATTGGTTTGGCGGCCGCGCAAAAAATTCTAAAGGAAACGAAGGTAAGTCCAGATATTCGAACGCGAGATTTACAAGAAGCGCAGGTTTCCTTGCTTCGAGAGTATATTGAAAAGAAACTTCGTGTTGAAGGAGATTTAAAACGAGAAATTATTGGCCACATCAAGCGCCTCAAAGACATCAATTCGTACCGTGGCACTCGGCACATCAAGCGATTGCCAGCACGTGGTCAACGCAGTAAGACAAACACCCGTACCGTTCGTGGAAACGTTCGAAGAACAATGGGCAGCGGAAAGCGTATTTTGACGAAGACTTAG
- the rplM gene encoding 50S ribosomal protein L13, which yields MEERTIKKIDATGKSLGRVATEAAKYLQGKHRADWLPHLDQGAVVEISNLKDAKFTGKKLEQKMYHRYTGYPGGLRSVVLEELWGKRPEEVMRRMVSQMLPKNKLSRGQMARLRIVTR from the coding sequence ATGGAAGAACGAACTATTAAGAAAATTGATGCCACAGGCAAAAGTCTGGGGCGGGTAGCTACGGAAGCTGCCAAATACCTCCAGGGTAAGCATCGGGCTGATTGGTTGCCGCATCTCGACCAAGGTGCCGTTGTGGAGATTTCAAATTTGAAGGATGCCAAATTTACGGGTAAGAAGCTGGAGCAAAAGATGTACCACCGATACACTGGTTACCCTGGCGGACTTCGTTCAGTCGTTCTGGAAGAGCTATGGGGAAAGCGACCGGAAGAAGTGATGCGACGCATGGTTTCTCAAATGCTGCCAAAAAATAAGCTAAGTCGGGGGCAAATGGCCCGTTTACGAATCGTTACCCGTTAA
- the rplQ gene encoding 50S ribosomal protein L17 — protein sequence MRHRNTGVILDRKKAPRELLLRNLASSVILYEKVTTTVAKAQAVRSLVEHAITVAKQNNLTARRSLLKLLPVKPAVAKALDDLSPRYKARDGGYTRIIKLGVRAGDGAAIARIELV from the coding sequence ATGCGCCATCGCAACACAGGAGTAATTCTCGACCGAAAGAAAGCACCGCGTGAGCTGTTGTTGCGTAACTTGGCGTCCAGCGTCATTTTGTACGAAAAAGTAACAACGACGGTTGCGAAAGCCCAGGCAGTGCGTTCGCTTGTGGAACACGCCATTACGGTGGCAAAGCAAAATAACTTGACCGCGCGTCGGTCGCTGCTAAAGTTGCTTCCTGTTAAGCCAGCCGTTGCCAAAGCTCTCGACGATCTTTCACCACGGTATAAGGCGCGAGATGGTGGGTACACAAGAATTATTAAATTGGGTGTTCGAGCAGGGGACGGTGCGGCAATTGCGCGTATTGAACTAGTTTAG